From Sphingomonas hengshuiensis, one genomic window encodes:
- a CDS encoding type II toxin-antitoxin system HicB family antitoxin produces the protein MKTYFAIVHKDPDSAYGVTFPDLPGCFSAADRLADVVPNACEAMDLWFDADAVIEPREAEEIAAEYAEDLAKGAFLIAVPRVARTGAPVRINISLDRGILNAIDAAASARKLTRSAFIAEATKNEIEMAH, from the coding sequence ATGAAGACGTATTTTGCGATCGTGCACAAGGATCCGGATAGCGCCTATGGCGTGACCTTCCCGGATCTGCCCGGGTGCTTCTCGGCTGCCGACAGGTTGGCCGACGTCGTTCCCAATGCGTGCGAGGCGATGGATCTGTGGTTCGATGCCGACGCGGTGATCGAACCGCGCGAGGCGGAAGAGATTGCCGCCGAATATGCGGAGGATCTGGCGAAGGGCGCTTTCCTCATCGCGGTTCCCCGCGTGGCCCGGACGGGGGCGCCGGTGCGCATCAACATTTCGCTCGATCGCGGCATCCTCAACGCGATCGACGCGGCGGCGAGCGCGCGCAAGCTGACCCGCAGCGCGTTCATCGCGGAGGCGACCAAGAACGAGATCGAGATGGCGCACTAG
- a CDS encoding helix-turn-helix domain-containing protein, with product MTPGTYLRKRRTAAGLSIEDVAALLPTEPHVDLRARVEWLRGIEEGAYPAMTPNTVLAMREAFPFDPDIVCWLFALQNSPDLPAPRLCRICACSEEDACVPVCSWVAPDLCSSCSDEPGDVLACSCQGGPEQTGCALRADDCPIHGIEDAAA from the coding sequence GTGACTCCCGGCACCTATCTGCGCAAACGCCGCACCGCCGCCGGTCTGTCGATCGAAGATGTCGCCGCCCTGCTGCCCACCGAGCCGCACGTCGATCTCCGCGCCCGCGTCGAATGGCTGCGCGGCATCGAGGAGGGCGCCTATCCGGCGATGACGCCAAATACCGTGCTGGCGATGCGCGAGGCATTCCCGTTCGATCCCGACATCGTCTGCTGGTTGTTTGCGCTCCAGAACTCGCCCGATCTTCCGGCGCCGCGCCTCTGCCGCATCTGTGCGTGCAGCGAGGAGGACGCCTGCGTCCCAGTCTGCTCCTGGGTCGCCCCCGATCTCTGCTCATCCTGCTCCGACGAACCCGGCGATGTCCTCGCCTGCAGCTGCCAGGGCGGGCCCGAGCAGACGGGCTGCGCCCTGCGCGCCGACGACTGCCCGATCCACGGCATCGAGGACGCGGCAGCGTGA
- a CDS encoding HIRAN domain-containing protein, which produces MGIYTVNIVGESHYQDEIERCEAGELVDLRPEPGNRFDRRAIRVVSQADETIGYLPRDGFLTRLIIDEEKPVFALIEHITGGTPDRPSLGVVLNCATGGDGLEACRERGWSSEEISAKFPGY; this is translated from the coding sequence ATGGGAATTTACACCGTCAATATCGTTGGCGAGTCGCATTATCAGGATGAGATTGAACGGTGCGAGGCCGGAGAACTCGTTGACCTCCGTCCGGAGCCGGGCAACCGCTTCGATCGGCGCGCGATTCGCGTGGTGAGCCAAGCCGACGAGACAATTGGATATTTGCCGAGAGACGGTTTCCTTACCCGTCTGATCATAGACGAGGAAAAGCCGGTATTTGCATTGATCGAGCACATCACGGGCGGGACGCCGGACAGGCCGAGCCTCGGAGTCGTGCTTAACTGCGCCACTGGCGGCGACGGCCTTGAAGCGTGCCGGGAGCGAGGATGGTCGAGCGAGGAGATTTCAGCCAAGTTTCCGGGATATTGA
- a CDS encoding phage major capsid protein, which yields MYIGNRSQFLAATAALALAQPHALARAPETKDDNLTAEVKAAVDTLGRTFEEFKSQNDARLKQAEKKGEDAVTKDQVEKLNKAIDDGQAELKKRLDEMEAKANRIALSGGDAASEVKAARDFGELIGVKDFDPARLTEYKSDLGGYLRRNEFKATTMQVASDPSGGYWVTPDVSGRMVKKIYESTPMRQLANVVAIGTDALEGPIDNGDGDAAWVGETGTRGQTDTGQLGMWRIPVNELYAYPKVTQKLLEDSKIDVEAWISDKSNGKFARKENAAYINGDGNQKPKGLLQYSFATTADETRAWGVFQAIATGTSGGFGTGTNGSDKLLDLIFELKSGYRQNANFLMARRTVGAVRKLKDGQGNYLVDLRLRDGALVESIFGFPVADGEDMPAIGADSLSVLFGDFAEAYIIVDRLGTSVVRDNITQPGFVKYHMRRRVGGGAVNFEALKALKFG from the coding sequence ATGTACATCGGTAATCGCAGCCAGTTTCTGGCTGCTACGGCGGCGCTCGCCCTGGCGCAACCCCACGCCCTTGCCCGCGCGCCCGAGACCAAGGATGACAATCTCACCGCCGAAGTGAAGGCGGCGGTCGATACCCTTGGCCGCACGTTCGAGGAGTTCAAGAGTCAGAACGACGCACGCCTGAAGCAGGCGGAAAAGAAGGGCGAGGACGCTGTCACCAAGGACCAGGTCGAGAAGCTGAACAAGGCGATCGACGACGGCCAGGCTGAGCTGAAGAAGCGTCTCGACGAAATGGAGGCGAAGGCCAACCGTATCGCGCTTTCCGGCGGCGATGCCGCTTCCGAGGTAAAGGCGGCGCGCGATTTCGGCGAGCTGATCGGGGTGAAGGATTTCGATCCTGCCCGTCTGACCGAATATAAGTCCGACCTGGGCGGCTATCTGCGCCGTAACGAGTTTAAGGCGACCACGATGCAGGTCGCGTCGGACCCCAGCGGCGGATACTGGGTCACCCCCGACGTCTCGGGCCGGATGGTCAAGAAGATTTACGAGTCGACGCCGATGCGTCAGCTCGCAAACGTCGTGGCGATCGGCACCGACGCGCTGGAAGGCCCGATCGACAATGGCGACGGCGACGCCGCCTGGGTTGGCGAGACCGGCACCCGGGGCCAGACCGACACTGGCCAGTTGGGGATGTGGCGCATCCCGGTCAACGAGCTCTATGCTTACCCGAAGGTGACGCAGAAGCTGCTCGAGGACTCCAAGATCGACGTGGAAGCGTGGATCTCCGACAAGTCGAACGGCAAGTTCGCCCGTAAGGAGAACGCAGCCTATATCAACGGTGACGGCAACCAGAAGCCCAAGGGGCTGCTGCAGTACAGCTTCGCCACCACCGCCGACGAGACCCGCGCCTGGGGCGTCTTCCAGGCGATTGCCACCGGCACTTCGGGCGGGTTCGGCACCGGCACCAACGGTTCGGACAAGCTTCTCGATCTGATCTTCGAGCTGAAGTCCGGTTATCGCCAGAACGCCAATTTCCTGATGGCACGCCGCACCGTCGGCGCCGTCCGCAAGCTCAAGGATGGGCAGGGCAACTATCTGGTTGACCTTCGCCTGCGCGACGGAGCGCTGGTCGAATCGATTTTCGGCTTTCCGGTTGCGGATGGCGAGGACATGCCGGCGATCGGTGCCGACAGCCTCTCGGTCCTGTTTGGCGACTTCGCCGAGGCGTACATCATCGTCGATCGACTTGGGACCTCGGTGGTGCGCGACAACATCACCCAGCCCGGCTTCGTCAAATATCACATGCGTCGGCGCGTGGGCGGCGGTGCCGTCAACTTCGAAGCGCTGAAGGCCCTCAAGTTCGGCTGA
- a CDS encoding HK97 family phage prohead protease, translated as MERASFDLELKLAGDGDGATGSVSGYGSVYNVIDRGGDIVMPGAFKESLAAWRKKNAHPPMLWQHDAGTPVGVWTDIAEDERGLKVAGQLVLEVPQAAAARALIVAGAVKGLSIGYRTTKDEIDRTTGLRRILKADLWEISLVTFPMNELTLITGAKSIDDRALEHAFRDEGLSHREAKLAVSVVRKQQALRDEGRPEPASRDGMKDVLMALRKSAQSLR; from the coding sequence ATGGAGCGCGCGTCTTTCGATCTGGAGCTGAAGCTCGCCGGCGACGGCGACGGCGCGACGGGCAGCGTTTCGGGTTACGGCTCGGTCTACAACGTGATCGATCGTGGCGGCGACATCGTGATGCCGGGTGCGTTCAAGGAGTCGCTCGCGGCGTGGCGCAAGAAAAATGCGCATCCGCCGATGCTGTGGCAGCACGATGCCGGGACGCCGGTTGGCGTCTGGACCGACATCGCCGAGGACGAACGCGGGTTGAAGGTGGCTGGGCAGCTGGTGCTCGAAGTCCCGCAGGCCGCTGCGGCGCGTGCCCTGATCGTCGCCGGTGCGGTAAAAGGCCTTTCGATCGGCTACCGCACGACGAAGGACGAAATCGACCGCACCACCGGCCTCCGCCGCATTCTGAAGGCCGATCTCTGGGAGATCAGCCTCGTTACCTTTCCGATGAACGAGCTGACGTTGATCACCGGCGCCAAATCGATCGACGATCGCGCATTGGAGCATGCCTTTCGTGACGAAGGGCTCTCCCACCGCGAGGCGAAGCTGGCTGTCAGCGTCGTCCGCAAACAACAGGCCCTCCGCGACGAAGGGCGTCCCGAGCCAGCATCCCGTGACGGGATGAAAGACGTGCTCATGGCCCTGCGCAAGTCGGCCCAGTCGCTGCGCTAA
- a CDS encoding terminase large subunit translates to MADRNYPAIARQYATDVITGKIPAGKQIRAQCLRFLDELKRSRSAEFPFRFDDEKASRPCRFIEMLPHSKGQWAKKKERLILQPWQVWVICATFGWLHRGGEQKGLRRFRRLFLVVPRKNGKSAIAAGLALYMLCYDGEFGAEVYSGATNEKQAWEVFRPARLMVQRTPGLKRRFGLEVPAKAIVREEDGSKFETIVGDPGDGQSPSCSIHDEYHEHADDAQVDTMITGMGARDQPLQILITTAGENLAGPCYALIQEEREKLAGIGHNGGPPLDHDTFFAEYAADPEDDWKAEATLRKANPNFGISVRADFLIARLRDAISTPRKRGIFKTKHLNLWVAAKAAYFDVEKWRQCRDEAIPMRFAEAAALEMLRGRRCILSLDLASKVDIAALEYLFPPIGDKATKEDPYIRLGRYFLPSETVANTPSYAGWDAQALIDVTDGNIVDYEEIELAIDEAVSAFQVESVAYDPHQATMLVTRLQKKGVPVIEYRPIVLNFSEPMKQLDALTKAGLIRHGGCPVMEWQMNNVVGKPDKKDNVYPNKPREEAKIDNPVALMAALGVAMNGNAEPRSFWESEAA, encoded by the coding sequence ATGGCGGATCGCAATTACCCGGCGATCGCCCGCCAGTACGCGACCGACGTCATCACGGGGAAGATCCCCGCGGGCAAGCAGATCCGCGCGCAGTGCCTGCGGTTCCTGGACGAGCTGAAGCGCAGCCGATCGGCTGAGTTTCCATTTCGGTTTGACGACGAAAAAGCGTCGCGACCGTGCCGTTTCATCGAGATGCTGCCGCACTCAAAGGGGCAATGGGCGAAGAAGAAAGAGCGGCTGATCCTGCAGCCGTGGCAGGTCTGGGTAATCTGCGCGACCTTCGGGTGGCTTCATAGGGGCGGTGAGCAGAAGGGGCTCCGCCGGTTCCGGCGGCTGTTCCTGGTGGTGCCGCGCAAGAACGGCAAGTCGGCGATCGCCGCAGGCCTCGCGCTGTATATGCTCTGCTACGACGGGGAGTTCGGCGCCGAGGTTTATTCAGGCGCGACCAACGAAAAGCAGGCATGGGAGGTCTTCCGTCCCGCGCGGCTGATGGTGCAGCGCACGCCGGGGCTGAAGCGGCGTTTCGGGCTGGAGGTACCCGCCAAGGCGATCGTCCGCGAAGAGGACGGGTCGAAGTTCGAGACGATCGTCGGCGATCCGGGCGACGGGCAGAGCCCGAGCTGCTCGATCCACGACGAATATCACGAGCACGCCGACGATGCTCAGGTCGATACGATGATCACGGGCATGGGTGCCCGCGATCAGCCGCTGCAGATCCTCATCACCACCGCCGGTGAGAACCTTGCCGGGCCGTGTTATGCGCTGATCCAGGAGGAGCGAGAGAAGCTGGCCGGGATCGGCCATAATGGTGGTCCGCCGCTCGATCACGACACGTTCTTCGCCGAATATGCGGCCGACCCGGAGGACGACTGGAAGGCGGAGGCCACGCTTCGCAAAGCGAACCCGAATTTCGGGATTTCGGTTCGCGCCGACTTTCTGATCGCTCGGTTGCGGGACGCGATTTCGACGCCGCGCAAACGCGGCATCTTCAAGACTAAGCATCTCAACCTGTGGGTGGCGGCGAAGGCCGCCTATTTCGACGTCGAGAAGTGGCGGCAATGCCGCGACGAGGCGATTCCGATGCGGTTCGCCGAAGCGGCGGCGTTGGAGATGCTGCGGGGCCGGCGCTGCATATTGAGCCTCGACCTCGCTTCGAAGGTCGACATCGCGGCGCTGGAGTATCTATTCCCGCCGATCGGCGACAAGGCGACGAAGGAAGATCCGTATATCCGGCTCGGCCGGTACTTCCTGCCCTCCGAGACGGTCGCGAATACCCCATCCTATGCAGGATGGGACGCTCAGGCACTGATCGACGTCACCGACGGCAACATCGTCGATTACGAGGAGATCGAGCTCGCGATCGACGAGGCGGTCAGCGCGTTTCAGGTCGAGTCCGTCGCATACGACCCGCACCAGGCGACGATGCTGGTCACCCGGCTGCAGAAGAAAGGCGTGCCGGTCATCGAGTACCGGCCGATCGTGCTCAACTTCTCCGAGCCGATGAAGCAGCTCGACGCGCTCACCAAGGCGGGGCTGATCCGCCATGGAGGCTGCCCCGTCATGGAATGGCAGATGAATAACGTCGTCGGGAAGCCCGACAAGAAAGACAATGTCTACCCGAACAAGCCCCGCGAAGAGGCGAAAATCGACAATCCGGTCGCGCTGATGGCGGCGCTGGGGGTGGCGATGAACGGCAACGCGGAGCCGAGGTCATTCTGGGAAAGCGAGGCAGCATGA
- a CDS encoding LexA family protein, giving the protein MLQGAGSLSAAISRKYQVLAFIKMFYLEHGVSPTQGEIAGGMRLSKQRIQALVRQLDSEGLVRRVYGKRRGIMLIGRAKRFSQVDALLQLQDNGWRVNVGELELTPPLPIPSLPLPPQLDHIPDVEIGVGHGGNRRHG; this is encoded by the coding sequence ATGTTGCAAGGTGCCGGATCGCTGAGCGCGGCGATCAGCCGCAAGTACCAGGTGCTCGCGTTTATCAAGATGTTCTATTTGGAGCATGGCGTGAGCCCTACCCAGGGCGAGATCGCCGGTGGAATGCGGCTGAGCAAGCAGCGCATTCAGGCTCTGGTGCGCCAGCTCGACAGCGAGGGGCTGGTGCGGCGGGTGTATGGCAAGCGCCGGGGCATCATGCTGATCGGGAGGGCCAAGCGCTTCAGCCAGGTCGATGCGCTCTTGCAGCTCCAGGACAATGGCTGGCGGGTCAATGTCGGCGAGCTCGAGCTGACGCCACCGTTGCCGATTCCGAGTCTGCCGCTGCCGCCGCAGCTCGACCATATCCCCGATGTCGAGATCGGGGTGGGGCATGGCGGGAACAGACGGCACGGGTGA
- a CDS encoding type II toxin-antitoxin system HicA family toxin translates to MERDSKKIIKRLEAEGWALVSVKGSHHKMAKGTQRVIIPHPKKDLPLGTARSIAKMAGWL, encoded by the coding sequence ATGGAACGGGATAGCAAAAAGATCATCAAGCGCCTCGAAGCCGAGGGATGGGCGCTGGTTTCGGTCAAGGGCTCGCACCACAAGATGGCGAAGGGCACGCAGCGTGTGATCATCCCGCACCCGAAGAAAGACCTGCCGCTCGGCACGGCGCGGTCGATAGCGAAAATGGCGGGCTGGCTCTGA
- a CDS encoding helix-turn-helix domain-containing protein yields the protein MRMEVGPRIEARIRELGITQSELARRVEVSQTTINSLIRRPRRSSPHLLKIARALGTTAEYLTGESDDPDAVTAAARTLNYEQLELIDCFDRLSRADQQALLQIARSMAGHASPPARVQAPPVGFRPETTGDQTK from the coding sequence ATGCGTATGGAGGTCGGCCCGCGCATTGAAGCCAGAATCAGAGAGCTGGGTATTACTCAGTCTGAGCTGGCGCGCCGCGTCGAGGTTTCACAAACGACCATAAACAGCCTGATTCGCCGGCCGCGCAGATCCTCTCCTCATCTCCTGAAGATCGCCCGAGCCCTCGGCACGACGGCTGAATATCTCACGGGAGAAAGCGATGATCCCGACGCGGTCACCGCCGCTGCGCGAACGTTGAATTACGAGCAGCTCGAGCTGATCGATTGCTTTGACCGCCTTAGCCGAGCGGATCAGCAGGCACTCCTTCAGATCGCGCGCTCGATGGCTGGCCATGCATCTCCCCCGGCTCGCGTCCAAGCGCCGCCGGTGGGATTTCGTCCGGAGACGACGGGCGATCAAACGAAATAG
- a CDS encoding DUF2312 domain-containing protein, with translation MTEPVAADELRLLIERAERLEDEKKGLADDLKDVMAEAKGRGFDVKMIRQVMRLRKMEKHHRDEAEAILETYLIALGMK, from the coding sequence ATGACCGAACCCGTAGCTGCTGACGAACTTCGCCTCCTGATCGAGCGCGCCGAGCGCCTCGAGGACGAGAAGAAGGGCCTCGCAGACGACCTCAAGGACGTGATGGCCGAGGCCAAGGGCCGGGGGTTCGACGTCAAGATGATCCGCCAGGTGATGCGTCTCCGCAAAATGGAGAAGCACCACCGCGACGAAGCCGAGGCGATCCTCGAAACATACCTCATCGCGCTGGGTATGAAATGA
- a CDS encoding HNH endonuclease produces the protein MLDEEPLCRSCLANGRTTPSERVDHITPLSEGGSDERSNKQGLCVPCHDAKSAAERAAAAADRAEARR, from the coding sequence GTGCTCGACGAGGAACCGCTGTGCAGGTCGTGCCTGGCGAACGGCCGCACCACCCCAAGCGAACGCGTCGATCACATCACGCCGCTGAGCGAGGGCGGCAGCGACGAGCGGTCGAACAAGCAGGGCCTCTGCGTGCCCTGCCACGACGCGAAGTCGGCGGCGGAGCGCGCGGCGGCCGCGGCGGACCGCGCCGAGGCCCGCCGGTAG
- a CDS encoding phage portal protein yields MAGIFGSIGARLERKSALEFLPGFLIGQESKSGVAVTWSTALQVTAMFACARVVAEGIAQCGFKLRRPKKNGRGSEAATDHPLYRILHRRPNSWQTAFEFWEMLVFHLMLVGNAFVYISWSGDGRVLELIPLEPRRVTVKQGTDLSLTYEVTGSDDRVRRIQARDIWHLRGPSWNGWMGMETVKLAQEALGLAIALEESHARQHRDGLKIPGMYSIDGPLNEDQHKLMTKWLKNHAAAGNADPLVLDRGAKWFTQRMTGADAQHIETRRFQVEEICRAARVMPIMLGVPGAAGAYDNGETMFIAHTMHTLAPWGGRMEQSAEVNLLSERDQAQGLEVKVNLAAMMRGDFKSRQEGLQIMRRNGVINANGWLSLEDMDPREDEGGEQFIVEGNMAVQDGRDLVPIKTVIA; encoded by the coding sequence ATGGCCGGGATTTTCGGCTCGATCGGCGCGCGCCTTGAGCGGAAGTCGGCCCTGGAGTTCCTTCCCGGCTTCCTAATCGGGCAGGAAAGCAAGTCGGGCGTAGCCGTCACCTGGTCGACGGCGCTGCAGGTGACCGCGATGTTTGCCTGCGCCCGGGTTGTGGCTGAAGGAATCGCGCAGTGCGGATTCAAGCTGCGCCGACCGAAGAAGAACGGGCGCGGGAGCGAGGCCGCGACCGATCACCCGCTCTATCGGATCCTGCATCGACGCCCCAACAGCTGGCAGACGGCGTTCGAGTTCTGGGAAATGCTCGTTTTCCATCTGATGCTGGTGGGGAACGCCTTCGTTTACATCAGTTGGTCGGGCGATGGGCGGGTGCTGGAGTTGATCCCCCTTGAGCCTCGCCGCGTAACGGTGAAGCAGGGCACCGATCTTTCGCTGACCTACGAAGTGACAGGCAGCGATGACCGCGTCCGGCGGATTCAAGCGCGCGACATCTGGCACCTGCGCGGCCCAAGCTGGAACGGCTGGATGGGCATGGAGACGGTCAAGCTCGCCCAGGAGGCGCTCGGGCTAGCGATCGCGCTGGAGGAATCGCACGCGCGGCAGCACCGTGATGGGCTGAAGATCCCCGGAATGTACTCGATCGACGGCCCCCTCAACGAAGATCAGCACAAGCTGATGACGAAGTGGCTGAAAAACCATGCCGCGGCCGGAAACGCGGATCCGCTGGTTCTCGACCGGGGGGCGAAGTGGTTCACCCAGCGCATGACCGGGGCGGACGCCCAGCATATTGAGACACGGAGATTCCAAGTCGAGGAAATCTGCCGTGCTGCGCGGGTGATGCCGATCATGCTCGGCGTGCCTGGCGCCGCCGGTGCCTATGACAATGGCGAAACCATGTTCATCGCACACACGATGCACACGCTGGCCCCGTGGGGCGGGCGGATGGAGCAATCGGCCGAGGTCAATTTGCTGAGCGAGCGTGATCAGGCCCAAGGGCTGGAAGTGAAGGTCAACCTGGCCGCCATGATGCGCGGCGACTTCAAATCGCGCCAGGAAGGGTTGCAGATCATGCGCCGCAACGGCGTGATCAACGCGAATGGCTGGCTCTCGCTCGAGGATATGGACCCGCGCGAGGACGAAGGCGGCGAACAGTTCATCGTCGAGGGCAACATGGCGGTGCAGGACGGACGCGACCTAGTGCCGATCAAGACTGTCATCGCGTAA
- a CDS encoding transcriptional regulator — MAVEHHSDSSLARAVRVAGSQSKYARLIGVAQQTVHDWLKKKRPLPAEHVLKTEAETGVSRHDLRPDLYPRESATDHAGELDR; from the coding sequence ATGGCGGTAGAACATCATTCCGACTCGTCGTTGGCACGAGCTGTCCGAGTGGCAGGTTCTCAGAGCAAGTACGCGCGCCTCATTGGGGTTGCCCAGCAAACGGTCCACGACTGGCTCAAGAAGAAGCGCCCCCTTCCCGCCGAGCACGTCCTCAAGACCGAAGCCGAAACCGGCGTCTCGCGCCACGATCTCCGCCCCGATCTCTACCCGCGCGAGTCGGCGACTGATCATGCCGGGGAGCTCGATCGATGA
- a CDS encoding thermonuclease family protein, with the protein MLIAAVLACAPVAIDGDTLRCGRERIRLIGIDAPELPGHCRRGRKCVPGDAQASKRSLQAALRGRATIRRFGFDRYGRTLASVAIGGNDLSCHQLRAGAAAYVARWDTGGTVRRECGR; encoded by the coding sequence ATGTTGATTGCCGCCGTCCTTGCTTGCGCCCCCGTCGCGATCGACGGGGACACCCTGCGCTGCGGGCGTGAGCGCATCCGCCTGATCGGCATCGACGCGCCCGAGCTACCCGGCCATTGCCGTCGGGGCCGCAAATGCGTGCCGGGAGACGCCCAGGCATCGAAGCGCAGCCTGCAGGCCGCGCTGCGCGGTCGCGCGACGATCCGCCGCTTCGGCTTCGATCGCTATGGCCGCACGCTGGCATCGGTGGCGATCGGCGGGAACGACTTGAGCTGCCACCAGCTCCGCGCTGGCGCTGCGGCCTATGTGGCGCGCTGGGACACGGGTGGCACGGTCCGGCGGGAGTGCGGGCGCTAG
- a CDS encoding P27 family phage terminase small subunit: MASGGPRPGSGRRRKEPALKALTGNSRPDRELAQGEPAPIGTMIPPIHLGDLEQLIFGSIAALLEEQKRASQHYSEHVALLAVRLGQVQRLKAVLEVEGDTFTSETLRSAGKVAVVTKMVRARPEVAMLSDAMRQAQSLLGELMLNPSAALRIATGEKPDDDGWGSL; the protein is encoded by the coding sequence ATGGCCAGTGGTGGACCTCGGCCCGGCTCCGGGCGGCGGCGGAAGGAGCCTGCGCTTAAGGCGCTGACAGGCAATAGCCGGCCCGATCGCGAGCTTGCCCAGGGCGAGCCCGCGCCGATCGGCACGATGATTCCGCCGATTCACCTCGGCGACCTCGAGCAATTGATCTTCGGTTCCATCGCGGCGCTGCTCGAGGAGCAGAAGCGCGCGAGCCAGCATTATTCCGAGCATGTCGCGCTGCTCGCGGTGCGGCTCGGCCAGGTGCAGCGGTTGAAGGCGGTGCTGGAGGTCGAGGGGGATACCTTCACGAGCGAGACGCTGCGCTCCGCCGGCAAGGTTGCCGTCGTCACCAAGATGGTGCGCGCGCGGCCCGAGGTGGCGATGCTTTCCGACGCCATGCGCCAGGCGCAGTCGCTGCTGGGGGAGCTGATGCTCAATCCATCCGCCGCCCTCCGCATCGCCACGGGCGAAAAGCCGGATGACGACGGGTGGGGCAGCCTCTGA
- a CDS encoding host-nuclease inhibitor Gam family protein codes for MTATDTPALQAPTSIEEAAALLERYAVLAGAMTTIAERRTKILARANAAADGAATPLIDEMAAIAALIEPWWKANAAALTEGKRKSIELGGCMIGSKLGASSLISAKASFDQQAEAMRKLEWGKPYVRVTVSIDKAAVRKGLAGPDAAKLKRRGFSVAAGADEFFLERVAQDGARPAAKR; via the coding sequence ATGACGGCGACCGACACCCCCGCGCTGCAGGCGCCGACTTCGATCGAGGAAGCCGCCGCGCTGCTCGAGCGCTATGCCGTGCTGGCCGGTGCGATGACGACGATCGCCGAGCGCCGCACCAAGATTCTGGCGCGTGCCAATGCCGCCGCCGATGGGGCAGCGACCCCGCTGATCGACGAGATGGCGGCGATCGCCGCGCTGATCGAGCCGTGGTGGAAGGCGAACGCCGCCGCGCTGACCGAGGGCAAGCGCAAGTCGATCGAGCTGGGCGGGTGCATGATCGGATCGAAGCTCGGAGCCTCGAGCCTGATCAGCGCCAAGGCCAGTTTCGATCAGCAGGCCGAGGCGATGCGCAAGCTGGAGTGGGGCAAGCCCTATGTCCGGGTGACCGTGTCGATCGACAAAGCTGCGGTGCGCAAGGGGCTGGCCGGGCCCGATGCCGCCAAGCTGAAGCGGCGCGGCTTCAGCGTCGCGGCCGGCGCCGACGAGTTCTTCCTGGAGCGGGTCGCCCAGGACGGCGCCCGCCCCGCGGCCAAGCGCTGA